From Pleurocapsa sp. PCC 7319:
ATTAATCCTAGAGTAAAGTAAAACACAAAGTTAACCTTTATGGATATTTAAAAGTATTAATAATAAACTATGTCAAACTATGTGCCAACTGATCAATTAAATTTGAATTAATTGGGACTGCAGGTATCGTTTAATTAGTGTTTCGCTTCTGCAATTATAACGATACCTATACATTTACATTCATTTCCCAAACCTATTAAGCTTTTATTTTTATTCTCATAAATCAATAATTATGACTAAACTATGTGTAGTATTCACATGTGTTACTTGGGAAAAGTATAAACACTTATCTTTTAGCCAGGTTTTTTTAGAGCAATAGAAAGAATTGTTATAAATTTGACTTAATACTTATTTAAATTGATACCTGCTTCTTTTGCCATGGCATTAATTCCTCTTTTCTCTAAAGTTTTGATTGCCTTAGTAGATAAACGCAATCTAACCCAACGATTACCCTCTGACCACCAGACTCGTTTCCATTGTAAATTAACACCTTGCAATTTCTTTGTACGACGGTGGGAGTGGGAAACCGCCATGGCGTTATTTGCTTTTTTTCCTGTTATTTGACATTTACGAGCCATGATTAACCTCAGACTAAAGACCACAATTTCCAATTATACATAACTTTTACCTAAAATTTGACTAAAAAAAGGGACAAACAAAATTATCTCTGTCCCTTACTTAGATTGTTTTAGCAACTTATACTTATTTTTTAGTCAAATTAGTTAATACTTGATTGGAACGCTGCACAAAAGACTTCATTCCTTCTGCATCAAAAGCTTTCTGAGACATTAATGCCAGATCATAGATATGATTGCACATTAAGTTGACCATAGAATTGGATTCATCGCCACTTTGAATAATAGTGCTTTTATTTAAATCCAATAGATTTTGAATTAAGGGGTGAGAAGTATTAATCATCAAAATATGATCTTCAGGGAACGCCATCGTTTTTTCCTGCATTAAAGCTGCCATTTCCTGCATTCTGCGCATGGCTTCAGGTAGTAAGACCATTGCTGGAGGAGTACCCTGAGGATCTTCTGATTTGATAGCTTGGGTTTTTATGTTGACTCGGGGTTTATTAATCGCTTTCTCAAACAACTCTTTAATTATTTCGTTGCGAGTTTTATTGGTGGTAGGGTCAACAATTTCTTGAGCTTTATCTTCTTCTACTAAGGTCTCATCTAATTCGGAATCAACACGAGCAAATTTCACTTCAGAATATTCTCTTTCGAGGAAAGGTATAAAGTAGTTAGCATCTATAAATGAATCGAGGAATAATACTTCTAAACCTTGATTCTTATATAGTTCGACGTAAGTATTTTGAGTACTAGGATCACTACAGTAGATAACGCGATTTTCTTGTTTCTCTTTATTACGTTCGAGATACTCATTGAGAGTAGTATAAGGTTCAATTGATGCAGAATCTTGGTTATCAGAAATATCGGACCAGGCATCGTCACCAGCTGACTGTACTTCTACTTTAGGAGCTTCTTCTTTGGTAACAGTATCAGCCTGATAGGTAGTACGGTAAATAATCAAGTCTTCTACCTGCTTTTTAAATTTCTCGTCTCTAATAGCCCCATATTTGACAAAAGTACCAACATCAGACCAAGAACTAATATATTTTTTGCGGTCTTCGTTGTAAAGAGACTTGAGACGATTGCCAATTTTCTTGGTGATAAAGTCTGCAATACGACGGACAGTGCGATCGTTGGTTAAAGCACTACGAGAAACGTTTAGGGGTATGTCAGGACTATCAATTACACCCTGTAATGGCATCAAAAATTCAGGAATAATTTCTTCGCAATGCTTGCTAACAAATACCTGATTACAAAATAGTTGTATTTGTCCTTTGGAAAAGTCTACATCTGGTTTTAGTTTGGGGAAATAGAGAATTCCATTCAGCAAGAAAGGATAATCAGTATTTAAATGAACCCACAGTAAAGGATCTTCTTGGAAAGGATATAAGTATCGATAAAATTCTAAATAGTCTTCGTCGGTCAATTCTTGGGGAGATTTTTTCCAGAGTGCATCCTGCTTATTGATTTGTTCATTGTCGAGCACAATCTTGACCGGCATGAAGTCACAGTAGGTTTTGACTAACTGTCTAACTCTTTGGGGTTCTGCGTACTCCAATTCTTCATCTTGCAGCGTGAGGGTGATAGTTGTACCCACAGTAGTGCGATCGCTTTCGACTAGTTCAAATTCAGGAGAACCATCACAAGACCAGTGAACCGCAGTTGCACCCTCTTGATAAGAAAGAGTATCGATTTCTACTTTTTGTGCCACCATAAATGCGGAATAGAAACCTAAACCAAAATGACCAATGAGTTCATTGGCATTTTTCTCGTATTTTTTAATAAAATCTTCGGCGCTGGAAAAAGCGACTTGATTAATATATTTTTTGATTTCATCGGCAGTCATGCCAATGCCATTATCAGAAACCGAGATGGTTTTGTTGGTTTTGTCTACGGCAATCTTAACTTGCGGTTCGGCAATATCTCCCTTCACTTCTCCTGCCAGAGATGCCATTTTTAGTTTTGAGATTGCATCAACGGAGTTAGAGATTAATTCCCGCAAGAAGATTTCGTGATCTGTATAGAGAGACTTCTTGATAATGGGGAAGATATTCTCGGTATGGATTGTAATGTTGCCTTTTTCAAGTACAGCCATATTTGCTACTACACTATCAGTCATAAATTGCTTTGTACTCATAATTATTGTCTGATTCCCTCTGATCAAAGGTTCAAGAATACCCACCCACAATCATGCGGATTACCCTACCTTAGTCAACTACTCAACGCTTTTGCTTCGCAATTGATAGTTAGTCAATCCTGGAATCAATTTTTCTTGTTGAAGTAGAGTACAGCATCTTTGAACCATAATTTCTTCTAATTGATTGAGATCGTCAAAAGTTCTAGGGGCGATCGCTTCGTTAGTTAGAGACCATCATCTTTCTGCGGGCTGTAACTGATTAATTACAAATAAACCGCTCCAAAATTAACTAGAAGCGGCAAAATAATAATTTAATTATGAGGTTTGTTAACTGTTAGTTAACCGTAATTAATCATTACTGTTTATAGCAATCAACAAACGCAGAATAAACACGAAGAGGTTGATATAGGTAAGGTACATCGAAAGAGCTGCCGGTAAATACTGCTCATCTTCGTAGGTACGGGGGAGGATATAAAAATCTACTACTGCAACCCCGGCAAATAAAGCAACACCAATACCAGAAATAGCAATTTCTAACCAACCAGGAGTATACACTCCAAAGAAAGAGAGCAGTAATTGTCCCACTAAGACAACCAACAAGGCCATAACGCCGAGTTGCACTGTCTGAGTTAGCGCTAAACCATCTTCGTCAGACAGGTTAGAACCAATGTTACGTCCTAAAATGAAGGTGACACCGCAACCAAGAGCAGCAATACCCACTCCCTGAATTCCTACTCCTGAATTACTAAGAGCGAGGAAAACAATACCACTAAGGGTATAACCAGACAAAAGACTATAAAGTGCTAATAACGGCAAAGCGGTGCTATTATTTCCCTGCTGAGCAACTCCCCGTGCCACAAAGAAGAGCACTAATTCTGCTATTAATGCTCCAAAAAAAGTGGGCATAAACAAATCTGGACGAGAAGCAATCACTCCTAAACCACCATAAGTTCCTAAGGCAGTTAAGACGAGACCACCACCTAAATAAGGAAGCGCATTAGGAATAACATTAGGACCAAGGATCGCCTGTCCTTGCGCCTCCTGCATTGCTTTTCTAAAGTTACTAGTATTACTCATGAATTTCTTGATTGAACTCTATTATTGATACTCTAAACTTGCTTATTTACTAAGATCATAATTCAACTAGCAATTTTAAGGTGCATGAGGATTACCGAATCATTATCACTACCCTTGGTTTAAGTTCTAAAATATAAACATTGGGAGAGGTGCAGGTCTGCTTCCAAATAATCCTCATCCCCATCCTTCATCCCTCATCCTTTTGTTGACTCTGGGAAGTCTGCCAATTTACCCAATCTTGAGGTTTTAGAAAAGTTTCATATAGTTCTGCCTCAGGAGTATTGGGTTCTGGTTGATAGTTATATTGCCAACGAACTAAAGGTGGTAAAGACATCAGGATTGACTCTGTACGTCCATTGGTCTGTAAGCCAAAAATAGTACCCCGATCATATA
This genomic window contains:
- the rpmB gene encoding 50S ribosomal protein L28, which translates into the protein MARKCQITGKKANNAMAVSHSHRRTKKLQGVNLQWKRVWWSEGNRWVRLRLSTKAIKTLEKRGINAMAKEAGINLNKY
- a CDS encoding Bax inhibitor-1 family protein, coding for MSNTSNFRKAMQEAQGQAILGPNVIPNALPYLGGGLVLTALGTYGGLGVIASRPDLFMPTFFGALIAELVLFFVARGVAQQGNNSTALPLLALYSLLSGYTLSGIVFLALSNSGVGIQGVGIAALGCGVTFILGRNIGSNLSDEDGLALTQTVQLGVMALLVVLVGQLLLSFFGVYTPGWLEIAISGIGVALFAGVAVVDFYILPRTYEDEQYLPAALSMYLTYINLFVFILRLLIAINSND
- the htpG gene encoding molecular chaperone HtpG, which codes for MAVLEKGNITIHTENIFPIIKKSLYTDHEIFLRELISNSVDAISKLKMASLAGEVKGDIAEPQVKIAVDKTNKTISVSDNGIGMTADEIKKYINQVAFSSAEDFIKKYEKNANELIGHFGLGFYSAFMVAQKVEIDTLSYQEGATAVHWSCDGSPEFELVESDRTTVGTTITLTLQDEELEYAEPQRVRQLVKTYCDFMPVKIVLDNEQINKQDALWKKSPQELTDEDYLEFYRYLYPFQEDPLLWVHLNTDYPFLLNGILYFPKLKPDVDFSKGQIQLFCNQVFVSKHCEEIIPEFLMPLQGVIDSPDIPLNVSRSALTNDRTVRRIADFITKKIGNRLKSLYNEDRKKYISSWSDVGTFVKYGAIRDEKFKKQVEDLIIYRTTYQADTVTKEEAPKVEVQSAGDDAWSDISDNQDSASIEPYTTLNEYLERNKEKQENRVIYCSDPSTQNTYVELYKNQGLEVLFLDSFIDANYFIPFLEREYSEVKFARVDSELDETLVEEDKAQEIVDPTTNKTRNEIIKELFEKAINKPRVNIKTQAIKSEDPQGTPPAMVLLPEAMRRMQEMAALMQEKTMAFPEDHILMINTSHPLIQNLLDLNKSTIIQSGDESNSMVNLMCNHIYDLALMSQKAFDAEGMKSFVQRSNQVLTNLTKK